The DNA sequence CCACTCGGACTAGCAATCCTCGCTCTAACAATTCTCGGAGGAACACGATACGGCCACCCACCAATTGCTCCCTTCGTTGGATTCCTCCTCGCGTCTCTCGCGCTTGCGGTAATCTATAGTAACCTCGTCACCGCGATCTCGGCCACCGTTTCCTCAACGCTTCGAGGTGCCGTACTCAGCCTCCTCACCGTCTGGCTGCTTGGCGAGGCTAGTAGCCGCACACTCAACCTCTACGAGCAATTCACTGGCCAAGCCGTCAGCACCGGCAACCCACCAGCCGACCCACTCCTCTTTCTCAGTCAACGGTTGTTCCCACTGGACGCATACCGCGCTGTCGTGAACGCCTTGCTCGACCTCCCGAATACGCACACCTACTTCCTCAACGCCCTACAAGCGACCTCCAACGGGACGACTGGATTCGCGGTCAAGCAAGTCTTTGGCTCAAATCCCCCGTTCTACCTCACCTCCTGGTTTGCAGCCCTCACGTTACTTCTCTGGGCGGTCGCGCCCCTCGCCCTTGCTGCACTTCACTTCGAACGAATCGACCTTACAAAACCTGTCTCAACGTTCTCCGACCGACTCGCACACTTGCTCCCGATTCAACTCCGACGTCTCTGGACGAAACTCGTCGATACACCGTTCACGATAGTTCTCACCGCACTCTCGAAGCTGAATCTACCATCCCGCTGGCTTGCGTGGACGCCGGTCGCCCGCCGCGAATTCACCGTCAAAGCACAGTCACTCGGAACACCCGTTGTCTTCGCTCTCACCGTTCTCGCGGTCGTCTGGCAACTGAATGGCGCACTTCCCATCGCCCACGAAACACTCGGGGCGAACCTGACTCTTGCAGCATTCCAAGTCCCCATCGCGTTGCTCGGTCTGTTCGCGACAGTGTTTATCGGGTTTCGAAGTATCGTTCACGAACGGGAAACCGGTGCAATCCGCTATACGACCAGCACCCCGATCTCCCGCTCACAGATTATCCTTGGGAAAATCATCGCACTCACTTTCGCCGTCGCGATACCACTCAGCTACGGCCTCATCATCGGCGGCACGCTCGGCAT is a window from the Halobacterium hubeiense genome containing:
- a CDS encoding ABC transporter permease; this encodes MHVTPLVRREFALLARSKWLWVLTLPFFWVGNNFLTTSAAPDPRLTIGAASTAATILSFASIIVCFRSIIGERESGSIRITAGTPLSRTEILVGKALGRGLALALPLGLAILALTILGGTRYGHPPIAPFVGFLLASLALAVIYSNLVTAISATVSSTLRGAVLSLLTVWLLGEASSRTLNLYEQFTGQAVSTGNPPADPLLFLSQRLFPLDAYRAVVNALLDLPNTHTYFLNALQATSNGTTGFAVKQVFGSNPPFYLTSWFAALTLLLWAVAPLALAALHFERIDLTKPVSTFSDRLAHLLPIQLRRLWTKLVDTPFTIVLTALSKLNLPSRWLAWTPVARREFTVKAQSLGTPVVFALTVLAVVWQLNGALPIAHETLGANLTLAAFQVPIALLGLFATVFIGFRSIVHERETGAIRYTTSTPISRSQIILGKIIALTFAVAIPLSYGLIIGGTLGIFRYGPFSPVVFVGVLAVAFLYLAFNAAAVVGLSTFASTSTRAATLGFAYLAVTGLWQLIHRSIYSLFVDASYPLQNPPPDTLYFLTRRLSPRQLFNVASNWLLGVGNSSTTYANALRIKDAASNPNHFLISPGLVVDVTFDGHLIPAVLAPWVAILLLVAGISVVLAASMYRFQTIDLT